The Sinomicrobium kalidii genome contains a region encoding:
- the recR gene encoding recombination mediator RecR, with translation MEFSSKLLENAVREMSQLPGIGKRTALRLVLHLLRQPAEQTEKLSFALQNLRSEVKYCRSCHNISDAGLCEICANPKRDASLVCVVEDIRDVMAIENTSQYRGLYHVLGGKISPMDGVGPNNLNISTLVDKVREGKVKEVIFALSSTMEGDTTNFYIYRQIEPYDVATSTIARGIAIGDELEYADEITLGRSILHRIPFESSLKG, from the coding sequence ATGGAATTCTCCTCTAAATTATTGGAAAATGCGGTACGGGAAATGTCGCAGTTGCCCGGTATAGGGAAACGCACGGCTTTGCGACTGGTATTGCATTTGCTCAGGCAGCCGGCAGAACAGACGGAAAAGTTGTCTTTTGCCCTTCAGAACCTGAGAAGTGAAGTGAAATACTGCAGGAGCTGTCACAATATATCTGACGCCGGCCTTTGTGAAATATGTGCCAATCCCAAACGCGATGCGTCCCTGGTATGCGTGGTGGAGGACATACGTGATGTCATGGCCATTGAAAATACCAGCCAGTACAGGGGGCTGTATCACGTATTGGGCGGAAAAATATCACCCATGGACGGTGTGGGGCCGAATAATCTGAACATTTCCACGTTAGTAGATAAAGTCCGGGAAGGGAAAGTGAAAGAGGTTATCTTTGCCCTGAGTTCCACGATGGAGGGCGACACGACCAACTTTTATATCTATAGGCAGATAGAGCCCTATGACGTAGCTACTTCTACAATAGCAAGAGGGATAGCTATCGGAGATGAACTCGAATATGCAGATGAAATTACGCTCGGCCGTAGTATATTGCACCGTATCCCTTTTGAAAGCTCTCTGAAAGGGTAA
- a CDS encoding GyrI-like domain-containing protein: MEKLNLVKAYKKYYTAAAQPEITVTGPVQYLSITGKGDPSAPEFTERIQALYATAYAVKFIFKKQNRDFVVPRLEGLWWYDENRFPGISLTGPAAEVPREEWFYRLLIRMPDYVLQKETEEAVSSTLAKKGFPAIGEVHLFRMHEGKSVQILHTGPFSTEHRSLKQIASFVREYGLKKNGHHHEIYLSDFRKTSPEKLKTILREPVK; the protein is encoded by the coding sequence ATGGAAAAGCTAAACCTCGTCAAAGCATACAAAAAGTATTACACTGCTGCCGCCCAACCCGAAATCACGGTAACCGGTCCTGTACAATACCTCTCCATCACCGGGAAAGGCGATCCTTCCGCGCCGGAATTTACGGAAAGAATACAGGCACTTTACGCTACGGCCTACGCCGTTAAATTCATTTTCAAAAAGCAAAACAGGGATTTTGTAGTGCCCAGACTGGAAGGGTTGTGGTGGTATGACGAAAACAGGTTTCCCGGGATATCCCTCACCGGCCCCGCTGCCGAAGTTCCCCGGGAAGAATGGTTTTACCGTTTGCTGATAAGGATGCCTGACTACGTTTTACAAAAAGAAACCGAAGAGGCCGTGAGCTCCACCCTGGCCAAAAAGGGATTCCCTGCGATCGGGGAAGTGCATCTGTTCCGTATGCACGAGGGAAAAAGTGTACAGATACTTCACACGGGACCTTTTTCCACAGAGCACCGAAGCCTGAAACAGATAGCCTCCTTCGTCCGGGAATACGGCCTGAAAAAAAACGGGCACCATCACGAGATCTACCTGTCTGATTTCAGGAAGACTTCCCCCGAAAAACTGAAGACCATCCTTCGGGAACCTGTAAAATAA
- a CDS encoding dihydrolipoamide acetyltransferase family protein, producing the protein MAKFELKLPKMGESVAEATITSWLKEVGDTIEMDEAVLEIATDKVDSEVPSEVDGVLVEKRFDVDDVVEVGQTIAVIETDGEVTGEQGEEVPEEVVAEVENTVETARETAAPVTAETADFTASERFYSPLVKNIARKEGISPEELEGIAGTGKDGRVTKNDILGYLENRSAQKPEKAAVETPGKNNGEKAPVTHAAPVTASGGDEIIEMDRMRKLISHHMIESVQTSAHVQSFVEVDVTNVVNWRNKKKKEFEQQEGEKLTFTPIFMETVARALRDFPMMNISVEGDKIIKKKNINLGMAAALPNGNLIVPVIRNADQLNLVGLAKQVNDLAGRARENKLKPDEVQGGTYTVTNVGTFGSIMGTPIINQPQVGILALGAIRKVPAVIETPEGDFIGIRHKMFLSHSYDHRVVDGALGGMFVKRVADYLEAWDTDRKI; encoded by the coding sequence ATGGCAAAATTTGAACTTAAGCTGCCCAAAATGGGGGAAAGCGTTGCAGAAGCGACCATTACATCATGGCTCAAGGAAGTGGGAGATACTATTGAGATGGATGAAGCGGTTCTGGAAATAGCTACGGACAAGGTAGATTCTGAGGTGCCCAGTGAAGTGGATGGAGTGCTGGTGGAGAAACGCTTTGATGTGGACGACGTGGTGGAGGTAGGACAAACCATTGCCGTAATAGAAACCGATGGTGAAGTGACGGGGGAGCAAGGAGAAGAGGTGCCTGAAGAAGTTGTGGCAGAAGTAGAAAATACGGTTGAAACGGCCAGGGAAACGGCGGCACCCGTTACGGCGGAAACAGCGGATTTTACGGCATCTGAAAGGTTCTATTCGCCCCTGGTGAAAAATATTGCCCGGAAAGAAGGGATCTCCCCGGAAGAACTGGAAGGCATAGCCGGGACCGGAAAAGACGGCAGGGTAACGAAGAATGATATCCTGGGATACCTGGAAAACCGCAGCGCACAAAAGCCGGAGAAAGCTGCAGTTGAAACACCGGGAAAAAATAACGGTGAAAAGGCTCCGGTCACACATGCCGCCCCGGTTACGGCAAGCGGAGGGGACGAGATCATTGAAATGGACAGGATGCGGAAGCTCATCTCGCATCATATGATAGAAAGCGTGCAGACATCGGCCCATGTGCAAAGTTTTGTTGAGGTGGATGTTACCAATGTGGTTAACTGGCGGAATAAAAAGAAGAAGGAATTCGAACAGCAGGAAGGAGAAAAGCTGACATTTACGCCCATATTTATGGAAACAGTGGCCAGGGCACTGCGCGATTTCCCGATGATGAACATTTCCGTAGAGGGCGATAAGATCATTAAAAAGAAAAATATCAACCTGGGTATGGCTGCTGCCTTACCCAATGGTAACCTTATCGTTCCGGTAATCCGCAATGCCGATCAGCTCAACCTTGTCGGGTTGGCCAAACAGGTCAATGACCTGGCGGGAAGGGCCCGGGAAAACAAACTGAAACCGGACGAAGTACAGGGCGGCACTTACACGGTGACCAATGTAGGGACCTTCGGCAGCATTATGGGAACACCGATTATCAATCAGCCGCAGGTAGGGATACTCGCCCTGGGCGCCATACGGAAAGTACCGGCGGTGATAGAAACCCCCGAAGGTGATTTTATAGGGATACGGCATAAGATGTTCCTGTCGCACAGCTATGACCACAGGGTTGTGGACGGAGCGTTAGGCGGTATGTTCGTCAAACGCGTAGCCGATTATCTCGAAGCCTGGGATACGGACAGAAAAATATAA
- the rpmI gene encoding 50S ribosomal protein L35 gives MPKMKTKSSAKKRFKLTGTGKIKRKHAFKSHILTKKSKKRKLALTHSTLVHDHDVNNIKEQLRLK, from the coding sequence ATGCCTAAGATGAAAACCAAATCCAGTGCCAAAAAGCGATTTAAGCTTACCGGTACCGGGAAAATCAAAAGAAAGCACGCTTTTAAAAGCCACATTCTTACGAAGAAAAGCAAAAAGCGTAAGCTCGCGTTAACACACAGTACCCTGGTACACGATCACGATGTTAACAATATCAAGGAACAATTACGTTTAAAGTAA
- a CDS encoding HAD family hydrolase: MDLSQVKLIATDMDGTLLNSESRVSNRFFELFEELNRHGISFVAASGRQYHSIVAKLESIRDDITIIAENGAITKRRDKDLLVTPLPGHIIKETVSLLRPVEDAYMVLCGKKRAYIDTDNPAFENMFREYYYEYAKVPDLTQVTDDEPLKIAIYSFGGSEKNIYPHVRHLEGSLQVKVSGENWLDLSSPDANKGHALQQLQEQLQITREETLVFGDYNNDLEMMDRAYFSYAMKNAHPNVLNAARYQTLSNDENGVEHILEKLLNARKAAIANS, translated from the coding sequence ATGGATCTATCACAGGTAAAGCTGATCGCCACCGATATGGATGGCACTCTACTGAATTCCGAAAGCCGGGTAAGCAACCGGTTCTTTGAGCTCTTTGAAGAACTCAACCGGCACGGTATCTCCTTTGTCGCGGCCAGCGGACGGCAATACCACAGTATCGTGGCCAAACTGGAAAGCATCAGGGACGACATTACCATTATTGCCGAAAACGGTGCCATTACAAAACGCAGGGACAAAGACCTGCTGGTAACGCCTTTGCCCGGCCATATTATCAAGGAAACCGTTTCCCTGCTTCGTCCTGTTGAGGATGCTTATATGGTGTTGTGTGGAAAGAAACGCGCTTATATAGATACGGACAATCCCGCTTTCGAAAACATGTTCAGGGAATATTATTACGAATACGCCAAAGTGCCTGATCTTACTCAGGTAACAGACGACGAACCCTTAAAAATTGCTATTTACAGCTTTGGCGGTTCCGAAAAAAACATCTACCCGCACGTACGTCACCTGGAAGGCTCATTACAGGTAAAGGTATCGGGAGAGAACTGGCTTGACCTCTCCAGCCCGGATGCCAATAAAGGCCATGCATTACAGCAGCTACAGGAACAATTACAGATAACCCGGGAGGAAACCCTCGTTTTCGGAGATTACAATAACGACCTGGAAATGATGGACCGGGCCTATTTCAGTTATGCCATGAAAAACGCACACCCCAATGTGCTGAATGCCGCCCGTTACCAAACCCTGAGCAATGATGAGAACGGTGTGGAACATATCCTGGAAAAACTACTCAATGCCAGGAAAGCGGCGATAGCAAATTCATAG
- a CDS encoding secondary thiamine-phosphate synthase enzyme YjbQ encodes MHFFQEEIRLKARKRGFHIITDEIVRAVPEIRNIRMGQLHVFIKHTSAGLTINENADPSVRQDFESHMNTVVPENAPYYIHTQEGPDDMPAHIKASLMGSSVTIPITSGKLNLGIWQGIYLCEHRDHGGSRSVVITVSGI; translated from the coding sequence ATGCATTTTTTTCAGGAAGAAATACGGTTAAAGGCCCGAAAACGAGGGTTTCATATCATCACGGATGAGATAGTACGTGCAGTTCCGGAGATCCGGAACATCCGCATGGGGCAGCTGCACGTTTTTATAAAACACACTTCCGCCGGGCTTACCATCAACGAAAATGCTGATCCGTCGGTAAGGCAGGACTTTGAGAGCCATATGAATACCGTAGTCCCGGAAAATGCACCGTATTATATTCATACCCAGGAAGGGCCGGACGATATGCCTGCACACATCAAGGCTTCGCTCATGGGGAGTTCAGTGACCATACCCATTACCTCCGGAAAGCTGAACCTCGGGATATGGCAGGGTATTTATCTCTGCGAACACCGGGATCACGGTGGGAGCAGATCTGTTGTAATTACGGTTTCAGGAATTTAA
- a CDS encoding nuclear transport factor 2 family protein has product MADQQQIIKSYIEAYNNFDVEGMLNNLHPDVLFENVSGGKTDLSLRGISDFEQQARKAATLFSQRKQTVTSVNENGNTVIVDIDYTGILAQDFPNGMKKGDSIKLKGRSTFGFKKGKIAHIRDES; this is encoded by the coding sequence ATGGCCGACCAACAACAAATCATAAAAAGTTATATCGAGGCCTATAACAATTTCGATGTAGAGGGTATGCTTAACAACCTGCACCCGGATGTCCTTTTTGAGAATGTTTCCGGCGGTAAAACGGACCTCAGTCTCCGCGGAATTTCCGATTTCGAACAGCAGGCCCGGAAAGCCGCGACTTTGTTCAGTCAACGGAAACAGACCGTGACTTCCGTAAATGAAAACGGCAACACGGTAATCGTCGATATTGACTATACCGGTATCCTGGCGCAGGACTTCCCTAACGGAATGAAAAAAGGAGATTCCATAAAACTGAAAGGCAGGTCGACCTTCGGTTTTAAAAAAGGAAAAATAGCGCACATCCGGGACGAGAGCTGA
- the thrS gene encoding threonine--tRNA ligase, translating to MIEITLPDGSVKEFPENSTPMDVAKSISEGLARNVISASFNGTTVETATPLTTDGNLVLYTWKDDAGKKAFWHSSAHVLAQALEELYPGIKLTIGPAIDHGFYYDVDPGDRSISEKDFPAIEKKMLEIARGKHDYKMHAVTKSDALEYYKKQGNEYKVELIENLEDGTITFCDHSTFTDLCRGGHIPNTGIIKAVKLLNTAGAYWRGDENKKQLTRIYGISFPKQKELNEYLQLLEEAKKRDHRKLGKELELFTFSHKVGQGLPLWLPKGAALRERLENFLKKAQKKAGYEQVVSPHIGQKELYVTSGHYAKYGEDSFQPIHTPHEGEEFLLKPMNCPHHCEIYNARPWSYKELPKRYAEFGTVYRYEQSGELHGLTRVRGFTQDDAHIFCTPDQLDDEFKNVIDLVLYVFGSLGFENFTAQVSLRDPDTPEKYIGSDENWEKAESAIINAAQEKGLNYVIETGEAAFYGPKLDFMVKDALGRSWQLGTIQVDYNLPERFELSYKGSDNEMHRPVMIHRAPFGSMERFIAILLEHTAGNFPLWLMPEQAIILSISEKYEKYAKKVLNLLENHEIRALTDNRNETIGKKIREAEMKKIPYMLIVGENEEKEGTISVRKHSEGDIGTITVEAFAKLIEEETNRTLKQF from the coding sequence ATGATTGAGATTACCTTACCCGATGGTTCTGTAAAGGAATTCCCAGAAAATTCCACTCCAATGGATGTTGCCAAGAGCATTAGTGAAGGCCTGGCGCGAAACGTTATTTCCGCAAGTTTTAACGGCACTACGGTGGAAACGGCAACACCACTCACCACGGATGGTAATCTCGTATTGTACACCTGGAAGGACGATGCCGGAAAAAAGGCCTTCTGGCACTCCAGTGCTCACGTACTTGCCCAGGCCCTGGAAGAACTGTATCCGGGAATTAAACTTACCATTGGTCCGGCCATTGATCACGGTTTTTATTACGATGTTGACCCGGGAGACCGGAGCATCTCCGAAAAAGACTTTCCGGCGATCGAGAAAAAAATGCTGGAAATCGCCCGTGGCAAACACGATTATAAAATGCACGCCGTAACCAAGAGCGATGCCCTGGAGTACTATAAAAAACAAGGCAATGAGTATAAAGTGGAACTCATTGAAAACCTGGAAGACGGCACCATCACCTTCTGTGACCACTCCACTTTTACCGACCTCTGCCGTGGAGGACATATTCCGAATACCGGAATCATAAAGGCAGTAAAATTGCTCAACACAGCCGGTGCTTACTGGAGAGGAGATGAGAACAAAAAACAACTGACCAGGATTTACGGTATTTCCTTCCCCAAACAAAAGGAACTCAACGAATACCTGCAATTACTGGAAGAAGCCAAAAAAAGGGATCACAGAAAACTGGGAAAAGAACTGGAACTGTTTACTTTTTCACATAAAGTGGGACAGGGACTCCCCTTGTGGCTGCCCAAAGGCGCCGCACTGCGCGAACGCCTGGAGAATTTCCTGAAAAAAGCCCAGAAAAAAGCAGGGTATGAACAGGTGGTATCACCTCATATCGGGCAAAAGGAACTCTATGTCACTTCCGGGCACTACGCCAAATACGGGGAAGACAGCTTTCAGCCCATTCACACCCCGCATGAGGGGGAAGAGTTTTTGCTGAAGCCCATGAACTGTCCGCACCATTGCGAAATATACAATGCCAGGCCGTGGAGTTATAAGGAGCTCCCCAAGAGATATGCCGAGTTCGGTACCGTTTACCGTTACGAACAAAGCGGGGAACTGCACGGACTTACCAGGGTAAGAGGGTTTACACAGGATGATGCGCACATTTTCTGCACCCCCGATCAGCTGGATGACGAGTTCAAGAATGTTATCGATCTGGTCCTCTATGTCTTCGGTTCGCTCGGCTTTGAGAATTTTACAGCCCAGGTATCCCTTCGTGATCCCGATACACCGGAAAAATACATCGGGAGCGACGAAAACTGGGAAAAAGCCGAAAGCGCTATTATCAATGCAGCACAAGAAAAGGGCCTCAATTACGTTATTGAGACCGGAGAAGCCGCTTTTTACGGTCCGAAACTCGACTTTATGGTCAAAGACGCCCTCGGAAGGAGCTGGCAGCTGGGCACCATACAGGTAGATTACAACCTGCCCGAACGCTTTGAACTGTCTTATAAAGGCAGTGACAACGAAATGCACCGCCCCGTGATGATACACCGGGCACCCTTCGGAAGTATGGAGCGCTTTATAGCCATCCTGCTTGAGCATACCGCGGGCAATTTTCCGCTGTGGTTAATGCCCGAACAGGCTATTATACTCTCTATCAGCGAGAAATATGAAAAATATGCCAAAAAAGTTTTAAATTTATTAGAAAATCACGAAATTCGCGCCCTGACCGACAACCGAAATGAGACCATAGGCAAAAAGATCAGGGAAGCCGAAATGAAAAAAATCCCTTACATGCTTATTGTCGGGGAAAACGAGGAAAAAGAAGGTACCATTTCGGTAAGAAAACACAGCGAAGGCGATATAGGAACCATCACGGTTGAAGCATTTGCCAAATTAATTGAAGAAGAAACAAACCGAACTTTAAAACAGTTTTAA
- a CDS encoding asparagine synthetase B: MRFGLPFNRLLITVFLLAFSISVQASRVLIPMDAEFQKNHLKAYGIAYWTLSKNVKVQWLLNYRGGSFLLPDTEEIRKECTIRGVSYEVLSDDKAAGILEEISSPAKNQEAVILEKAPKIVVYSPKDNPPWDDAVTMVLTYAEIPYDVVYDEEVLSDKLLLYDWLHLHHEDFTGQYGKFYRAYKMAPWYMQQKKEAEERAAKLGFDKVSEEKLAVAQKIRDYVVGGGFMFAMCSATDSFDIALSAEGVDICEAMFDGDPSSPNYQSRIDYDKTFAFTGFTLERDPNVYEFSSIDMTSRREIAKEVDYFTLMEFSAKWDPIPTMLCQNHTALIKGFMGQTTSFNGNEVKSSVLVLGENKANGEARYIHGVKGKGFFTFYGGHDPEDYQHRVGDPKTELELHPNSPGYRLILNNILFPAAKKKKHKT, encoded by the coding sequence ATGCGTTTTGGCTTACCTTTCAACAGGCTATTGATAACCGTATTCCTGCTTGCATTCAGCATTTCGGTACAGGCTTCCCGTGTGCTTATTCCCATGGATGCCGAGTTCCAGAAAAACCATTTGAAGGCTTATGGTATAGCCTACTGGACATTGTCAAAAAACGTAAAGGTGCAATGGCTGCTGAATTACCGCGGGGGTTCGTTTCTGCTTCCGGATACTGAGGAGATACGAAAGGAATGTACCATCAGAGGGGTTTCTTATGAGGTGCTTTCTGACGATAAGGCAGCGGGAATCCTGGAAGAAATAAGCAGCCCGGCCAAAAATCAGGAAGCCGTGATCCTGGAAAAAGCGCCTAAAATTGTGGTCTACTCGCCCAAAGACAACCCGCCCTGGGACGATGCGGTGACCATGGTGCTAACCTATGCCGAAATCCCCTATGATGTGGTGTATGACGAGGAAGTACTCTCCGATAAATTACTGTTGTACGACTGGTTGCACCTGCACCACGAAGACTTCACCGGGCAGTATGGCAAGTTTTACCGGGCGTATAAAATGGCGCCCTGGTATATGCAACAAAAAAAAGAGGCCGAGGAAAGGGCGGCGAAACTGGGATTTGATAAAGTGTCTGAAGAAAAACTCGCCGTAGCACAGAAGATCAGGGATTATGTAGTTGGAGGCGGTTTTATGTTTGCCATGTGCTCGGCAACCGATAGTTTTGATATTGCCCTTTCGGCAGAAGGAGTGGATATTTGTGAGGCCATGTTCGACGGAGATCCTTCTTCCCCCAATTATCAGTCCAGAATTGATTACGATAAAACTTTTGCTTTTACCGGGTTTACCCTGGAGCGCGATCCCAATGTTTATGAATTTTCATCCATAGATATGACTTCCAGGCGGGAGATAGCCAAGGAAGTGGATTATTTTACCCTGATGGAATTTTCCGCCAAGTGGGACCCGATACCCACGATGTTATGTCAAAACCACACGGCACTGATCAAAGGATTTATGGGGCAGACCACCAGCTTTAACGGCAATGAGGTCAAATCTTCCGTACTGGTACTGGGCGAGAACAAGGCTAACGGCGAAGCGCGATATATTCACGGTGTCAAGGGAAAAGGCTTTTTTACCTTTTACGGGGGGCACGACCCGGAGGACTATCAGCACAGAGTGGGAGATCCCAAGACAGAACTGGAGTTACACCCCAACTCTCCGGGCTACAGGCTTATACTGAACAATATCCTTTTCCCGGCTGCAAAGAAGAAGAAACACAAAACCTGA
- the rplT gene encoding 50S ribosomal protein L20 — MPRSVNSVASRARRKKIIKQAKGYYGRRKNVWTVAKNAVEKAMQYSYRDRRNKKRTFRALWITRINAGARLHGMSYSQFMGKVKANNIELNRKVLADLAMNHPEAFKAIVDKVK; from the coding sequence ATGCCAAGATCAGTAAATTCAGTTGCTTCGAGGGCCCGAAGAAAAAAGATTATCAAACAGGCCAAAGGCTACTACGGAAGACGTAAAAACGTTTGGACCGTTGCCAAGAATGCGGTAGAAAAAGCGATGCAATATTCGTACAGAGACCGCAGGAACAAAAAGAGAACTTTCCGTGCATTGTGGATTACCCGTATCAATGCAGGTGCCAGGTTACACGGAATGTCCTATTCCCAGTTCATGGGTAAGGTGAAAGCCAATAATATCGAGCTCAACCGTAAGGTTTTAGCCGACCTGGCCATGAACCACCCGGAAGCGTTCAAGGCTATTGTAGACAAAGTAAAATAA
- the infC gene encoding translation initiation factor IF-3 codes for MAIKRRFNRNRHNQREDKNPHRTNRDIRVPEVRLVGDNVDTGIYPTKTALTKAEELGLDLVEISPKAAPPVCKIMDYKKFLYEQKKREKALKAKAAKIVVKEIRFGPQTDEHDYEFKKKHGEKFLKDGAKLKAYVFFKGRSIVYKDQGEILLLRLAQDLEEYGKVEQMPKLEGKRMTMFISPKKSKK; via the coding sequence ATAGCAATTAAGAGAAGATTCAACAGAAACCGTCACAACCAGAGAGAAGACAAAAACCCGCACCGGACCAACAGGGATATCCGTGTTCCGGAAGTTCGTCTGGTGGGAGACAATGTAGACACCGGTATATATCCAACCAAAACAGCCCTGACTAAAGCTGAAGAGTTAGGATTGGATTTGGTGGAAATTTCACCGAAGGCCGCACCCCCTGTTTGTAAGATCATGGATTACAAAAAATTTCTTTACGAACAGAAAAAGCGGGAAAAGGCACTTAAAGCAAAAGCTGCCAAAATTGTAGTGAAAGAAATACGTTTCGGGCCCCAAACCGATGAACACGATTACGAGTTCAAAAAGAAACACGGCGAAAAATTCCTGAAAGACGGTGCCAAACTCAAGGCATATGTGTTCTTCAAGGGACGTTCTATCGTGTACAAGGACCAGGGAGAAATATTGCTTTTACGCCTGGCCCAGGACCTCGAAGAATACGGTAAGGTAGAACAAATGCCAAAACTGGAAGGGAAACGGATGACCATGTTCATCTCCCCGAAAAAGAGCAAGAAATAA
- a CDS encoding sodium:solute symporter: MQPIYILLIIAAYFGLLILISYLTGKDGDNNETFFKAKRQSPWYVVAFGMIGASLSGVTFISVPGWVEASQFSYMQVVFGYILGYFIIGTVLLPLYYRLNLTSIYTYLGERFGSNSYKTGSSFFLISRVVGASFRLFLIANVLQVIIFDEMGIPFWATVTLTIILIWLYTFKSGIKTIVWTDTLQTLFMLIAVGVATYSLYHDLGVAEVGIVKYISQSDLSQMFFFDNFKSAEYFWKQFFSGAFIAVVMTGLDQDMMQKNLTCKSLKDAQKNMFWFTIVLTIVNFFFLSLGLLLTVYGQQYGIDANKDDLFPVLAKDYLGTGVFIFFLIGLIAAAYSSADSALTSLTTSFSVDILNIEKKYDEKKQVRIRKLVHVLVSLLLILVIITFKYVIKNESVIAKLFVFAGYTYGPLLGLFSFGLFTKWKINDRFVPLVAVLSPVLSYIIADRALAWFDFEFGFIILLLNGFLTFCGLTLLIKSNSPKHPVTS, translated from the coding sequence ATGCAACCGATCTATATACTCCTCATTATAGCAGCTTATTTCGGACTGCTTATCCTGATTTCCTACCTCACCGGAAAAGATGGTGACAATAACGAGACCTTCTTCAAAGCCAAACGGCAATCGCCCTGGTATGTGGTGGCCTTCGGAATGATCGGCGCTTCGCTGAGCGGTGTTACCTTTATTTCGGTCCCGGGATGGGTGGAAGCTTCACAATTCAGTTACATGCAGGTCGTTTTCGGGTATATTCTCGGGTATTTCATTATAGGAACGGTTCTCCTCCCTTTGTATTACCGCCTTAACCTCACTTCCATATACACTTACCTGGGGGAGCGTTTCGGCAGTAACAGTTACAAAACGGGGTCTTCGTTTTTCCTGATATCCAGGGTGGTAGGCGCGAGTTTCCGCCTGTTCCTGATCGCCAATGTATTACAGGTGATTATTTTTGATGAAATGGGCATCCCTTTCTGGGCTACCGTAACGCTGACCATCATCCTGATATGGCTTTACACCTTTAAATCCGGTATCAAAACCATTGTATGGACCGACACCTTACAAACCCTGTTCATGCTTATTGCCGTAGGTGTGGCTACATATTCCCTGTACCATGACCTGGGTGTCGCCGAGGTAGGGATCGTGAAATACATATCGCAAAGCGACCTTTCCCAAATGTTCTTTTTTGACAACTTTAAAAGTGCCGAATATTTCTGGAAACAATTCTTTTCCGGGGCTTTTATCGCCGTGGTCATGACCGGACTGGACCAGGACATGATGCAAAAGAACCTTACCTGTAAAAGCCTGAAGGATGCCCAGAAGAACATGTTCTGGTTTACCATAGTGCTCACCATTGTCAACTTCTTCTTTTTGTCGCTGGGACTGCTCCTCACCGTATACGGACAACAATATGGCATCGATGCCAATAAAGACGATCTGTTTCCCGTACTGGCCAAGGACTACCTCGGCACCGGGGTCTTTATCTTCTTCCTGATAGGGCTTATTGCCGCAGCATACAGTAGCGCAGACAGTGCACTTACCTCGCTTACCACCTCATTCAGTGTGGATATCCTGAACATCGAGAAAAAATATGACGAAAAAAAGCAGGTACGGATCAGGAAACTGGTACACGTACTGGTGTCCTTATTGCTTATCCTGGTCATCATTACTTTTAAATACGTGATAAAGAACGAAAGTGTCATTGCCAAACTCTTTGTCTTTGCCGGATACACCTACGGCCCCCTGCTGGGACTGTTCAGTTTCGGATTGTTCACCAAATGGAAGATCAACGACAGGTTCGTGCCCCTTGTCGCCGTACTTTCCCCGGTACTTTCCTATATTATTGCAGACCGCGCACTGGCCTGGTTTGACTTCGAATTCGGATTTATTATCCTTCTCCTCAACGGGTTCCTGACCTTTTGCGGACTGACATTGCTGATAAAAAGCAACTCCCCGAAACACCCGGTTACCTCTTAA